The following coding sequences lie in one Haematobia irritans isolate KBUSLIRL chromosome 3, ASM5000362v1, whole genome shotgun sequence genomic window:
- the LOC142231667 gene encoding uncharacterized protein LOC142231667 — protein MISFDVVSLFPSIPVNLAIKIIKEKWDEIKDYTKIPMDIFIEMLTFCIKDSRYFVYDDKVYEQRKGMPMGSPASPIIADIVMEVLLDSVLEKLTIKPKIMTKYVDDLFCILNKNDVQATLSALNAFDRQIQFTMETEEDNKLPYLDTIILRHRNGIKINWYQKPTATGRLINFNSKHPRRVIMNTATNFIRRVHDISDKIFHKDNEDKIRTILRLNDFPNKTIDDLIQHVKEQQHIKHDEIEPKIYKPLTYVPQFSERFKSSNMLNKDKFQIAQRTHNTVNQFFSKTKSKIKKEDKSNVVYKIKCNGNDSDTCQKVYIGTTKTKLKTRLSGHKSDQKATDKPLEQKTALAAHCTLTGHKPNFKDVDILTQETNYKRRFTLEMLHIINVPAERRMNFKTDTDHCAHIYRNIVQKYRKTD, from the coding sequence ATGATCTCGTTTGACGTAGTATCTCTTTTTCCAAGTATTCCAGTAAATTTGGCGATTaagattataaaagaaaaatgggACGAAATAAAGGACTATACGAAGATACCGatggatatttttatagaaatgttaactttttgtaTAAAGGACTCAAGATATTTTGTATATGATGACAAGGTGTATGAGCAACGTAAAGGAATGCCAATGGGATCACCAGCTTCACCTATTATCGCCGATATTGTAATGGAAGTACTCTTGGACTCAGTATTGGAAAAATTGactattaaaccaaaaataatgacaaaatatgtagatgatctgttctgtattttgaataaaaatgacgTTCAGGCCACTTTATCAGCTTTAAACGCCTTTGatagacaaattcaatttacgATGGAAACAGAAGAGGACAACAAGTTACCATACTTAGATACCATAATTCTAAGGCAcagaaatggaataaaaattaactggTATCAAAAGCCAACAGCCACAGGACGATTGATAAATTTCAACTCCAAACATCCTAGACGAGTTATAATGAATAcggctacaaattttataagaagagtacacgatatcagcgacaaaatatttcataaggacaacgaAGATAAGATAAGGACCATATTGCGATTAAATGATTTCCCGAATAAGACGATTGACGACCTAATACAACATgtaaaagaacaacaacataTCAAACATGACGAAATTGAACCCAAAATTTATAAACCCTTGACATATGTCCCCCAATTCTCGGAAAGATTCAAATCATCTAACATGctaaataaggacaaatttcaaattgcacaaaggactcataatacagtaaatcaattcttcagcaagacaaaatccaaaattaagaaagaagacaagtcaaacgtagtatataagatcaaatgcaatggaaatgactctgatacttgccaaaaagtatatattggtacaacgaaaaccaaattaaaaactagactctcagggcataaatctgatcagaaagccactgataagcccttggagcaaaagacggcacttgcagcacattgcactttaacaggacacaaaccaaactttaaggacgtagatattttgacgcaagaaaccaattataaaaggagatttactctggagatgctacatattataaatgtacctgcagaaagacgaatgaattttaagactgatacggaccattgtgcacatatttatagaaatattgtacaaaaatatagaaagacagattag
- the LOC142228973 gene encoding uncharacterized protein LOC142228973 yields the protein MKLYKNIKHKYNTETKNIIKQYSKSNRQAASLKASTTFLIKCKQAGIIPKFITNTTTHTYNIFNTNNLPPKFKRELEKHNYNFHTKVLNLIIQYKHMQIHKNTIMISNAKDKLSKVMSTGDYNKFIESENTLRISHNYKIKTTHIKKLNALKQQQQVELGMNNKTSWFENLTNKTIPTNVKWLLSLGPKFSLPTTTTSFPLFNVIAEGDECIQTLDNKEEQENARVRLASLIDDHIQKTKPNKKEKFILDTVGETRKYLKENKDLLILTADKGGKTVAMYKDDYDIKMKNILRDICTYRRLKRDPTSTLQTKNNKLVEKLFRMNIIDTNEKLKLICKIANAPRIYGLPKIHKEGVPIPNIM from the exons atgaaacttTACAAAAACATTAAACATAAATATAACACAGAAACGAAAAATATAATCAAACAATATTCCAAAAGTAACAGGCAAGCAGCATCCCTAAAGGCATCAACCACTTTTCTAATAAAATGCAAACAAGCAGGTATTATACCAAAATTCATCACTAATACAACAACACATACTTATAACATCTTCAATACTAACAACTTGCCGCCAAAATTCAAACGAGAATTAGAAAAGCATAACTATAACTTTCACACTAAAGTATTGAATCTCATCATACAATACAAACACatgcaaatacacaaaaatacaaTAATGATTTCTAATGCTAAAGATAAACTAAGCAAAGTCATGAGCACGGGTGACTACAACAAATTCATTGAGAGTGAAAATACTCTCAGAATATCACacaactataaaattaaaactactcacattaaaaaactaaacgcattaaaacaacaacaacaagtagaGCTTGGCATGAACAACAAAACAAGTTGGTTTGAGAACCTCACAAATAAAACCATACCAACTAATGTTAAATGGCTGCTTTCTCTAGGACCCAAGTTTTCTCTTCCGACAACAACAACTTCCTTTCCGTTGTTCAATGTTATAGCTGAAGGCGATGAGTGCATACAAACATTAGACAATAAAGAAGAACAAGAGAATGCGAGAGTACGTTTAGCTTCTCTTATAGATGACCACATACAAAAGACTAAACCAAATAAGAAAGAGAAATTTATACTTGACACAGTGGGGGAGACACGGAAATATCTAAAGGAAAATAAAGATTTACTTATTCTAACTGCTGATAAAGGGGGAAAAACCGTAGCGATGTATAAAGACGATTATGACATaaagatgaaaaatattttaagagaTATTTGTACATATAGACGCTTAAAAAGAGATCCGACATCAACACtacaaaccaaaaataacaaactgGTGGAAAAATTATTCAGAATGAACATCATTGACaccaacgaaaaattaaaattgatatgTAAAATTGCTAACGCCCCTCGAATTTATGGACTTCCGAAGATACATAAGGAAGGAGTCCCT atTCCAAATATAATGTAA